AACGAGGCGGCTCGGAGCAGGATACCACCCATGCCACTGGATGTATGTGGAGCCGATTCACAGGGTGGGATCGGATATATGATCCAGCAGATACTTAGAAACGAGCTGGTCCGAAGGAAAATCAATAAACAGGTAGTATCGATTATTTCCCAGGTAGTCGTAGACGGTAGTGATGATGCATTCGAGGACCCTACCAAACCGATCGGACCCTACTATTCCAGCGAAGAAGCTGACAAGATGATAAACTCCAAAAGTTGGATAATGAAAGAGGATCCGGATGGCAAGGGCTTCAGGAGAGTCGTGCCAAGTCCCACTCCTATCGAGATCGTCGAATCCAGCAC
The window above is part of the Candidatus Latescibacterota bacterium genome. Proteins encoded here:
- a CDS encoding carbamate kinase, which gives rise to MGTGIDVVALGGNAIIPAGGKGTIEEQRTITMETMSQVADLIMSGRKVIITHGNGPIVGNILERNEAARSRIPPMPLDVCGADSQGGIGYMIQQILRNELVRRKINKQVVSIISQVVVDGSDDAFEDPTKPIGPYYSSEEADKMINSKSWIMKEDPDGKGFRRVVPSPTPIEIVESST